The genomic interval GTGATGGTCATTTTCGAAAAAGGCCGAATAGCTGTCTATCTGCGGGTTGGAACCTTTGCGCAGGATCAGATCGGCTCTATCCGTTTCCAGATCAGCGTGAAAGGCGGCTCCAGAGGTGCCCTGAATGCAGTGATCGGGCCAGAGCACCTGCTCCCCATATGGCATTTGCACCATGTCATAGGGGGATTTGCCCTCATGAATGCTGGCAAAGGAGCTGTGAGAAGCCGGGTGCCAGTCCTGTGTCAGCACGATATGCGCATAGCTTTGCTGCATCAGGTTGATTTTGGAGATGATCTCGTCTCCACCGGGCACAGCAAGCGCACCGCCGGGGCAGAAATCATTCTGAACATCAATAATGACAAGCGCTTGATGTTGTGAGCGTTCCATAATGGGCGCCTTTCCAGATACTCAACTGGTAACTTACAAATTTAGCGCTAATAAATCAAAGAACTGCGCCCAACGCCAGATGGGGCTTGCAAGAAATACTAAAAAATGTGCTCAAACATAAAAGCAGTTGTAAAAAAGAAAATAAAGAAAAAGGCCGGATGCTTCCGGCCCTTTGATAGCGTCAAACAGAATCCTGCAAGGTAGAGAGCTACTCTTTCAAAGTCTGCAAATAGCTGATCAGATTGGCGCGATCTTCCGGTTTTTTCAGGCCAGCAAAGGCCATGGCTGTACCTGGCACCATATCTTTTGGCTTGGTGAGATAAGTATTGAGATGTTCCGGATCCCAAACCTTGCCTTCACCGAAGGCGGTCATGGCATCGGAATATTTGAAATCATCAACCGAAGCGACAGCACGGTTGACGACACCAAACAAATGAGGCCCGGTTTTGTTGGCCATTTCGGCGTCAAAGGTATGGCAGGCTGCGCATTTCTTGGCAACGCGCTCGCCTTTTCCTGCGTCTGCAGAAGCAAGAAGGGTGGCAAAATCCACCTCTGGTTCGGGTTCTTTGGCTGCGCCGCCGCCAGACCCGTCTGCAACTTCAATCGCATAGCCGGGTTGGTCCGGGGCATCATCACTAAAGATGTAGCCCGTTGCCATCCCTGTAACCATAATAAAAATAAGGGCCATCAAAACAGCGCCAGCCATTTTGTTGAATTCGAAAAAGTTCATAGGTCCTTGCTCCCGGTCTTTGAAGGACGAAACGGATTACCTAGGATTGGTCCTAAGGTTCACTCGGTAATTCTTCCTGCGGAAACTACTAGCTTTTCCTGATGGATGTCCATAGGAATAGCGGCTAACAGGGCTCGACTTTCGCCATAGACCGGGCCCTTTTCAACAACATAAGGAAGAATCCTTATGTTTGCAAAGGAGATAGACGCAGAGCCTATCCTTTTGTTTTTTGTTTTCCCGCCTGCTGGTTCTGCTGCAAGAGGGGCACAAGAGGGGCAGATGTGGCCTGATCCTGCCATAAAAGGCGCGTGACATTGGCGCCCCCAAAGCGTAAAGCAGGCAGACAAATAAAGTCTACCCAATGAAGGGGCACGAGGGTGCCCGGCAAGGAGTCATTATGATCGCCAAGAAAGTCGTTTTTCAGGGGGAACCTGGTGCCAACTCGCACACCGCCTGCAACAATGTATTTCCAGATGCGGAGGCGGTTCCGATGGCAACCTTTGAAGACTGCTTTAACGCGGTCCAAAATGACCTTGCCGATCTGGCCATGATCCCCATAGAAAACTCTGTGGCCGGACGGGTGGCCGATATCCATCATTTGATGCCGACTTCCGATCTGCATATCATCGGCGAATATTTCTTGCCCATTCATCATCAGCTGCTCGGCCTGCGAGGGGCTCGTCTTGAGGATATCACGTCCGTTCAGAGCCATGTGATGGCGCTGGGGCAATGCCGCAAGATCATTCGAGACCGCAAGCTGCAGGCGATCGTCGGGGCCGATACCGCAGGCTCGGCTCATCAGATTTCCAATCAGGGTGACAAGACAAAAGCAGCGATCGCTTCTGAGCTGGCTGCCGATATCTACGACCTGGATATCCTGAAAGCCGATATCGAAGATGAGGATCACAATACAACGCGCTTCATTGTGCTGTCCAAATATCCCATCAAGGCAGATAAAAGCACCGATCTTGTTGTAACCACATTCGTGTTCCGAGTGCGCAACGTGCCGGCAGCGCTCTATAAGGCGTTGGGCGGTTTTGCCACCAACGGAGTCAACATGACAAAGCTGGAGAGTTATCAGACCGGCGGCAAGTTTTTCGCAACGCAATTCTACGCTGACATTGAAGGACATCCTGACGATACCAATGTGCGTCTGGCGCTTGAGGAGTTGCGCTTCTTCTCGGCCGAACTCAAGATTCTTGGTATCTACCCTGCGCACGAATATCGCAAAAGGAACCACGAACCCGAGGCCAACCGCGATTTGCGGCCAAGCCCCGACCTGTGAAAGGGATAGGCAAAATGCCTTCCTGAGTGGTGTGACTATGCAATGGGCGCGTCCAATATGGGCGCGCCCGTTTTTTATTGCAGATTTGCTCTGTCCAGCCGAACCTTGGTGCTGAGGGTAAAGGATTGTGGGTAAAATGAAGAAGAGGAAGCGGCCTCTTGAGGCAATTTCAGAGTGATTGCGTAAAAAAATATTGGAACATTATCGGTAGTCAACACGTCTATAAAATGTGCGTCTGAAACAAGTGCCACCTAAGAGGGTAATTTGTAGGGAAAGCGAGTAATTTGTCGCTGCTTAATGACGCCCTGAGTATAGATCGTTCTAAATAGATAGTTAAATATAGCACTGTTTAAAATCAAACCTAAGTATCTGGAATTTATGGAATTCCTTGATCACTAATTCTCAACTTTTTCTGAGTATTTTACTTCGGTAATAAAAAAATCGGGACCGAACACATTGAGCGACAAGACGAATATAAAGTGGTTTCAGCGTTGGGCTACTTTCAGGGGGCGTTTCTGGAACGTGGCCCATTTGCCTGTTGTTGTTGCTACTCTGGTTATCGTGATCATTGAATTGGTTGCCGAAGACGCCAGTAAAGATGCTTTTCTGGAAAAGTCGCGGGCTGAATTGCGCAACAAGGCCACTCAGGTTGCTCTCTCCATTCAAGGTGCGATCATTGCCAACATCGAAACCGGTAGAGGCCTTGCCAATGTGATCCGGACCGAGCCGGACATGGATACCGAGCGGTTCAACCAGCTCGCCAAGCAGATCTTTCACTCCTATTCTTCCATGAAGGTTATCGCCATCGCGCCAAATCTGGTTGTCTCAAATGTCTACCCGTTGGCTGGAAATGAAAGCGTGGTCGGGCTCGATTACCGCAAGGTGGAGAATCAAAGAGATCTTGTGTTTGACGCACGAGATAAGAACGAATTGACCATGGCAGGGCCAATGGATCTGGTTCAGGGTGGCACCGGGCTTATCGTGCGCTATCCTGTCTATATCGACTCTCCTGACAAGGGGCGCTATTTCTGGGGTATCGTGTCAGCTGTTCTGGATGTTGACTTCTTCTATGAATATGCCGGCTTGTTAGATAAAGATGCTGGTATCGACTATGCATTGGTCGGCAAAGATGGCCTGGGGGCGTCTGGAGAACAGTTTTTTGGACTAGAAGGCATTGAGGCGTTAGACCCGATCAAGGTGCCAGTGGAGTTTCAGGTTGCAAGATGGGAGCTTTTGGCAGTACCTCATGGTGGCTGGAGCGTTCCTGCATCGATCTTCTGGCTCATCCGGGCGATTGCCTTTGCGGCCTTTTTGCTGGTGGTTGTCCCGATGGCCATCGTATCCAAACTGTCTCGCGAGCGCATGGCCCATCTCAATGCCCGTATCGAGAGTCAACGCGAGCTGGCGAGTGTTTCCAAACGCTTTGAGCTTGCTGTTGATGCCCTTAAACTTGGTGTCTGGGAATATGACCCGGAAGTGCACAGGTTCACATGGGATCAGCAAACCCGTGAGATCTATGGTTTAGATCCTGATTGTGATATCAATGAGGTAGACTGGAAAGAGCGCATCTTCCCGGAAGACAGGGCGCGTTTGTTTGATGAGGGTAGTCGGGCCATTGCCAGCGAAGGAAAATTCTGCACCGACTATCGCCTTCGGATGCCGGATGGAACCGTTAAGACCATTCGTGTGTCGGCCTTGGAGTGGGTAGATGACGATGGCAACACGATTTATTTCGGGGTGAGTTGGGATATTTCCAAGCATGTTGCCCGCGAAGAGGCCCTGAAGGAAGCCCGCGCTGAAAGTGAAAGACGCTATCAGCAGCTTGAGAAGGCCAAGACACGTTTAGAATTCAATGCATTGCATGATTTCCTAACCAAGCTGCCCAATCGGCGCTATGCCGATGAATTCCTCGATGGTGAAAATGGCTCGCCATGGCCCTTTGATGATGATGAGAACAGTTGGCTACTGAAGATCGATTTGGATGGGTTCAAGGAGATCAATGATAGCTTCGGTCATGCAACCGGGGATGCCATGCTGATCAAGGTCGCCGATATACTTCGGTCGCTGAAAAATGAAGGGGAGTTCATTGCTCGTATTGGCGGGGATGAGTTTATCATACTGTGCTCGAGCGCGGCTAACAGGAATAGACCTCAGGAACTGGCTGAAAAACTCATTGCCATGTTGCATAAGCCACAGAACAACAAGGGCCTAAATTGTCGATTGGGCGCGAGCATTGGCCTTTCCAACTGGGCCGATGCCAAGGAAAGCCCAGACAAGCTGCGCTCCAATGCAGACCTGGCCCTGTATCAGTCAAAGCAGAATGGCAAGGGCTGCTTCACATTCTTCAGCCAGCCCCTGTTTCAGACGGCCAATGAGAAACGCCGCCTTGCCGACGATCTGCTACGCGGCATCGAAAACCGCGAATTCATTGCCTATTATCAGGGCCAATATAACGCTGAGTCCCATCGTCTTGTTGGTGCCGAGGCTCTGGCGCGCTGGGCGCACCCCAAGCGCGGGCTGGTCTATCCTGACATGTTCATCGAGCTGGCCGATAGTCTCGGCGTAACCGGCGATATCGATGCCATGGTCATGGAGCATGCTCTGGAGACGAAACAATTCTGGGCAGACAAGGGGCTCAATATTGATCGTGTGTCGGTCAATGTTTCCGCCAAGCGGTTAAGCGACAGAGATCTGATCCCCGGCCTCAAGGCAATGGATTTCGATCCGTCACATCTGACTTTCGAACTGGTCGAGTCAACCTTCCTGGATCGCAGCGCGCCACAAGTGGCAGCCAATATCCGGAGGCTGAGAGAAATGGGGATCGAGATCGAGATTGATGACTTCGGCACCGCCTATGCGTCCATTGTCAGTCTGATGCATCTGCTACCGAACCGTTTGAAAATCGACAGGGAATTGATATTGCCGGTCACATCAAGCGAGGATCAGCGCGAGCTTGTGCATTCCATCATTCACATCGGGCGGACGCTGGGCATCGGTGTGGTTGCTGAAGGCATAGAATCGCTAGAGCATGCCGACATTCTGCGTGTCATGGGGGCAGATATCTTGCAGGGCTACGCCTTCAGTCGGCCGATGACTCGCGAAAAATTCTTCACCCATCATGCCAAGGGTAGCCGGTTTGACGTCGCTTAGTGAGGCAAAGGGGCTGCCTGCTATGGATGGTGCCTTTTAAAGGGCAGGCCGAGTTTATCCTCCGCCTGCCAATAACCATCTGCTCGACCAATCATCCCATCAACTGATAGCTGACAGGCACAAAGTGGAAGCCCTGGTCGCGGGTTTCTACGAAACCGGCAGCAGGGAAGGGCATGTGATAGCCAATCAGCGGGATGCGGTCGGTTGCCAACATGCCCAGCACCTTGCGGCGGGTCTGCACGGCCATCGCCTTGTCCATGTCATATTTGACCTCCCAATCAGGATAGGCCAGCGACCAGACATAATGGTTCGCCAGATCGGCCATCAGCAGCAATTGCTTGCCCATGCTGTCCAGCATGAATGTCATATGTCCCGGTGTGTGGCCAAAGGCTGCCATGGCGGTGATGCCCGGTGCAACCGAGTCTCCATCCTTGAGGAAGGTCATCTTCTCGGCCAGTGGTTTGACATTTTTGGCGAAACCGGCGTTGTCGGTTTTAGACCATGCGTCATATTCAACCTGTCCGGTCAGATAGGCTGCATTGGCAAAGGTTGGGGTGCCATCCTTCATCAGGCCGCCAATATGGTCGCCATGCATGTGAGTGATCACCACATGGGTCACATCCTCGGGCTTGTGGCCAGCCTGAGCCAGCGCCGCCGTTATGCCTTCGGCATTAAGGCCCGTGTCAAACAGGATGACAGCCTCTCCCGAGCGCACGAGCGTTGGTGTGAAATAGAATTGAGCCATATCCGTGCCGATGAAGTTCTTGGCGCTGACTTCGGTGAAGACATCATCGGAGACATTGATGCCGAAAATTCCATGCGGGTTGTCGCGCGGGGTCGAGCCGGCCAGCAGCGTGATGACATCCAGCTCTCCGAGCTTGAAGCCACGGGCCTTGGCCATGGGTAGAGCCGGTTTCATCATGTTTTCGGCAAGGGAAATTCTGGGTGCAAGCATCAGCCCGGCAGCGCCCGCAGCGCCAACCATCGCCATGCGTCGATCAATCGAAATGGTCATAGTGTTTCTCCCCTGATCACTATTCGCGTCAAAAACGGGTTCAAGGCAGGCCTTTTCGAGGCGTGCCCTCAATTGCCTTGAGCGTGAATGGTAGTCGAGGTTCCGGACGCTGGCGAAACACTATCCTGTGATGAAATCGTGTTCAGTTTTCAGCATGCTCTGTATCATGATTGTTTCTTTCTGTTTCTGTCCTTAACGGGATTTCAATCGAATTGATGCTAGAGCTGATACCGATCTACCGGTGGCGACTGCTTTCGGGCTTACCGCTTTCACCCTTCGAATAATAAGAAATGAGTAATGAGCAGGAGCTGAATGTGAGCGGAGAAAAAAGGCCAGTTTTTGCCCTCTTTGCCGTCTGGCGCCTGCTCGCGGCAATCATGGTGATGCTCTATCATTTCTGCGCTTTCGGGCCGGAAGCCTACCGTCAATTCGCAATGGATGCAGAAGTCTTCACTGCCCTGCTTGATCTGTTCTTTATCGTCTCTGGTTTTCTGATCTGGGTGCATTATTCCAAACGGTTGACGGGGCCGGCGGCCTATGGCGTCTTCCTGCTGCGCCGTCTGGCTCGGCTCTATCCCTTGCATCTTCTGACATTGGGAATCTTCTGCATGGCCTGGCTGATCATCTCGCTTGCCGGGCTGTCGGTTGAATTGACGGACTATTATTCCTTTCCAGAACTGGTGCGTCAGCTTCTTCTGGTCAATGCCTGGGGATTGTCGGACGGGCTCGCCTTCAACTTCGTTTCATGGTCATTGTCTGCGGAATGGTTCTGCTATCTCACTTTGCCGGTCATCGTGTTCATCTTCCGCAAAGTCGGATTGTGGGGGCTCGTCGCTCTGCTGGCTTTCTGTGTGATCGCTCTTGAAGGGCTCACTTACCTCAAGGTCATCCCGTTCCCCACATGGCTGGATGCCAACACATGGGGCGCTTATCGCGTTTTCGCTGATTTCGTGCTGGGGGCCATTATAGCCATTGTCGCTTCGAAGCGCCTGATCAGAGTGCAAAGCCACTGGTTTGCATGGGGCGCGCTACTGCTTGCCCTGTTGGTCATGGTCATGGATTTCCGCTTTGGCTATGCCAATATTGTAGCCATAACCATCGCGCTCTATCTCGCCGCACAGGTGGAAATCAACGCACCAGAGCGCAGCGCCTATCTCATGCCGCTGATGCCTTTAGCCATCGTTTCCTTCGGCATCTATATGTGGCACCCGGTTTTCGCCGTGTCCATTCTCGGGCTGGGCTGGCTGATGATCCTGCAACCCATGCAGATCATTGGTTTTGCGCCGGTGCTGGCCATTGCCGTGATTGTAACGATTGTCACGGCGTTGCTGTCCATGCGTTTCTTTGAAGCACCAGCGCGCAAGAAGCTCCTCTCGCTGGGTGCGGGCAATATGGTTGAGAGCATGGCCCTGCACCCTTCCAAGAAACCCTCCTGATCAAAGGCGCGTGGGTCTAGTCGTCCATATTGACCCAGCTACGGATCAACCAGGCTGCTATAGAGAATGGCCCCGGCGTATGGGGCAGGTCGCTGTCGGTGCCGCGGTCCATCAGGGTTCGCACTTCGTCGCGCGTGAACCAGCGGGCATCGGTCAGTTCTGTCGGGTCAACGGTGATGTCGCAGGAGAGCGCTTCGCCATAGCAGCCGATCATCAGCGATGCCGGGAAAGGCCAGGGCTGGCTAGCCATATAACGCACAGTTCCCACGCGGACAGCCGATTCCTCGAAAACTTCCCGGCGCACCGCCGCTTCAATTGTCTCGCCTTGCTCCATGAAGCCGGCGAGCGTGGTGTAGATCGGGCCGGTGAAGCGGGTGTGATGCGCCAATAGGCAGCGCTCGACGCCCTCATCATCCTTGTGCAGTACCAGCATGATTACCGCAGGGTCCGTGCGCGGAAAATGAACGGCGGAACAGTTGGGGCAGTCACGACGGGCGCCACCAAGGGTGACCACTGTCTTGCTGCCGCATCTGGAACAGTAGGGGTGGTTTTCGTGCCAGTTGAGCAGACCGCGGGCCTGCGCGATGGCGCCCAACTGATCGTTTGGCAACATGCCGTGCAGGCCCAAGGTCCGCACGGATTCAAACCCGTAGCCGTCGGTTCCTTCCAGCTTGTCTGCCGCGTCATCAGTAAGCAGCATGGCAAGGCGCGGCGCGTCTCCTTCTTCGGGATCGGTGCCAAGAATGATCGCCGTTTCCATGTCTGCGCCCAGGGTTTCAGCTTCTGCCTTGCTAAAGATGGCCCTGGAGGTCTCTTCCTTTGTGGCCAGCAGAAGGGTGTCCTTGTGAAACAGATAGAACCCCGCATCTTCCTGCGCCATCATGGCTGGGATGCTGTCCCCATCGCGATGCTCTGTGTCTCTGCTAAGACGGTTATGCATGAAGCCAACGCCCTCGACAGAAGGAGCGGAGCGAACGGCAGCAAACGGGTCGGATGAGAAAGCAAAATCATTCATGGTCAAGAGGTGTCCAGAAGCAGGTCAAAACGGGCAGTGGCCAAGCCATCGGCCGGCCGAAGAGAAGAAGGGGCGAGAGAAGAGGGAAAGGCGTGTGGGTAACAGATCTTATTTAGAGCAGAGCTGCGGCAATCCTTTCGATCAAAGCGCATGCGGATGCCCTTTCATAAGGTCGGGCAGGCACCTTGCCCCAGATCGGGCCAGCCCAGGCTGCATCGCTTTCAAAGCGGGCAATAACATGAATATGGAGCTGGCGCACCTGATTTCCAAGGCTGGCAACATTGAGTTTATCGCACCCGGTTTCCGCTTGCAGCACTTTGGAAACGCGCGCGATTTCATCCATCAAACGATGTTGGTCCTTTGGGGTGAGATCGATCAATTCCTCAGCGCCCGCGATTTGCGGCACCATCACAAGCCAGGGAAAATTGGAATCATTCATGAGCCGCACAGTACAGAGCTTTAGCTCAGCCAGAGGCAGGCTATCAGCCTTCAGTTGGGGATCAAGTGTGAATTCAACCATCTTTTTGCTCCATATGCCCAATTTTGCTGACAAGGAATCGCTTATTGCCTCTTGCATTAGCATGCCACAAGTGACATATGAACAGGCGGAAGGCTGGCAATGGACGTTCCCCTCGCCAACCGGGTCAGGTCCGGAAGGAAGCAGCCCCAACGAGTTTCAGAGCGGGTCATCTGTTCAGTCTTCCACTTTTCCCACCACATTTCGATAGAGCGCACAATAAAGCGCTCCGAGTGCGTTCTCCAACGGCCCATTTCGCATTGCTCCCTTGCATGGTTCGGGAAATGACGTTTGTGATGCATTCCTTTCAACAACAAAGACGTATCCTGTGACAAGATAGGTGACGCAGCGCGCGTTCCTCTGCTATGGATAGCGATATTCGGTTTTTGCAAGAAGGCGCAGGATTCCCTTATGGACGATCAAGAACATCAATCAGCTGAAGGTTATCGCGTACTGGCGCGCAAATACCGCCCTGCGAGCTTTGATGATCTGATTGGTCAAGGCCCGATGGTTCGCACCCTGACCAATGCCTTCAAAACCGGGCGCATCGCACAGGCCTATATGCTGACCGGTGTGCGCGGGGTGGGCAAAACCACCACCGCTCGTATTCTGGCCCGCGCGCTCAACTATGAGATACCCGGCGAAATCAGCAGCCCTACCATCGATATGCCTCGCCTTGGCACCCACTGTCAGGCTATCATGGAAGGCCGCCATGTTGACATCATGGAGATGGACGCCGCCTCCCACACCTCGATCAACGATATCCGTGAGATCATTGAAGCGGCGCGCTACAAACCGGTGAGCGCGCGCTACAAGGTCTACATCATCGACGAGGTTCACATGCTTTCCACGGCAGCCTTCAACGGAC from uncultured Cohaesibacter sp. carries:
- the nudC gene encoding NAD(+) diphosphatase — protein: MNDFAFSSDPFAAVRSAPSVEGVGFMHNRLSRDTEHRDGDSIPAMMAQEDAGFYLFHKDTLLLATKEETSRAIFSKAEAETLGADMETAIILGTDPEEGDAPRLAMLLTDDAADKLEGTDGYGFESVRTLGLHGMLPNDQLGAIAQARGLLNWHENHPYCSRCGSKTVVTLGGARRDCPNCSAVHFPRTDPAVIMLVLHKDDEGVERCLLAHHTRFTGPIYTTLAGFMEQGETIEAAVRREVFEESAVRVGTVRYMASQPWPFPASLMIGCYGEALSCDITVDPTELTDARWFTRDEVRTLMDRGTDSDLPHTPGPFSIAAWLIRSWVNMDD
- a CDS encoding HIT family protein, yielding MVEFTLDPQLKADSLPLAELKLCTVRLMNDSNFPWLVMVPQIAGAEELIDLTPKDQHRLMDEIARVSKVLQAETGCDKLNVASLGNQVRQLHIHVIARFESDAAWAGPIWGKVPARPYERASACALIERIAAALL
- a CDS encoding cytochrome c family protein, with amino-acid sequence MNFFEFNKMAGAVLMALIFIMVTGMATGYIFSDDAPDQPGYAIEVADGSGGGAAKEPEPEVDFATLLASADAGKGERVAKKCAACHTFDAEMANKTGPHLFGVVNRAVASVDDFKYSDAMTAFGEGKVWDPEHLNTYLTKPKDMVPGTAMAFAGLKKPEDRANLISYLQTLKE
- the pncA gene encoding bifunctional nicotinamidase/pyrazinamidase, giving the protein MERSQHQALVIIDVQNDFCPGGALAVPGGDEIISKINLMQQSYAHIVLTQDWHPASHSSFASIHEGKSPYDMVQMPYGEQVLWPDHCIQGTSGAAFHADLETDRADLILRKGSNPQIDSYSAFFENDHHTTTGLEGYLRDKGVVSLLFVGLATDFCVRYSAVDAAKLGFDVSVDLSACRAIDLNGSLKDALADMQAHNIHIIGQ
- a CDS encoding prephenate dehydratase, which gives rise to MIAKKVVFQGEPGANSHTACNNVFPDAEAVPMATFEDCFNAVQNDLADLAMIPIENSVAGRVADIHHLMPTSDLHIIGEYFLPIHHQLLGLRGARLEDITSVQSHVMALGQCRKIIRDRKLQAIVGADTAGSAHQISNQGDKTKAAIASELAADIYDLDILKADIEDEDHNTTRFIVLSKYPIKADKSTDLVVTTFVFRVRNVPAALYKALGGFATNGVNMTKLESYQTGGKFFATQFYADIEGHPDDTNVRLALEELRFFSAELKILGIYPAHEYRKRNHEPEANRDLRPSPDL
- a CDS encoding MBL fold metallo-hydrolase — translated: MTISIDRRMAMVGAAGAAGLMLAPRISLAENMMKPALPMAKARGFKLGELDVITLLAGSTPRDNPHGIFGINVSDDVFTEVSAKNFIGTDMAQFYFTPTLVRSGEAVILFDTGLNAEGITAALAQAGHKPEDVTHVVITHMHGDHIGGLMKDGTPTFANAAYLTGQVEYDAWSKTDNAGFAKNVKPLAEKMTFLKDGDSVAPGITAMAAFGHTPGHMTFMLDSMGKQLLLMADLANHYVWSLAYPDWEVKYDMDKAMAVQTRRKVLGMLATDRIPLIGYHMPFPAAGFVETRDQGFHFVPVSYQLMG
- a CDS encoding EAL domain-containing protein, translated to MSDKTNIKWFQRWATFRGRFWNVAHLPVVVATLVIVIIELVAEDASKDAFLEKSRAELRNKATQVALSIQGAIIANIETGRGLANVIRTEPDMDTERFNQLAKQIFHSYSSMKVIAIAPNLVVSNVYPLAGNESVVGLDYRKVENQRDLVFDARDKNELTMAGPMDLVQGGTGLIVRYPVYIDSPDKGRYFWGIVSAVLDVDFFYEYAGLLDKDAGIDYALVGKDGLGASGEQFFGLEGIEALDPIKVPVEFQVARWELLAVPHGGWSVPASIFWLIRAIAFAAFLLVVVPMAIVSKLSRERMAHLNARIESQRELASVSKRFELAVDALKLGVWEYDPEVHRFTWDQQTREIYGLDPDCDINEVDWKERIFPEDRARLFDEGSRAIASEGKFCTDYRLRMPDGTVKTIRVSALEWVDDDGNTIYFGVSWDISKHVAREEALKEARAESERRYQQLEKAKTRLEFNALHDFLTKLPNRRYADEFLDGENGSPWPFDDDENSWLLKIDLDGFKEINDSFGHATGDAMLIKVADILRSLKNEGEFIARIGGDEFIILCSSAANRNRPQELAEKLIAMLHKPQNNKGLNCRLGASIGLSNWADAKESPDKLRSNADLALYQSKQNGKGCFTFFSQPLFQTANEKRRLADDLLRGIENREFIAYYQGQYNAESHRLVGAEALARWAHPKRGLVYPDMFIELADSLGVTGDIDAMVMEHALETKQFWADKGLNIDRVSVNVSAKRLSDRDLIPGLKAMDFDPSHLTFELVESTFLDRSAPQVAANIRRLREMGIEIEIDDFGTAYASIVSLMHLLPNRLKIDRELILPVTSSEDQRELVHSIIHIGRTLGIGVVAEGIESLEHADILRVMGADILQGYAFSRPMTREKFFTHHAKGSRFDVA
- a CDS encoding acyltransferase; this encodes MSNEQELNVSGEKRPVFALFAVWRLLAAIMVMLYHFCAFGPEAYRQFAMDAEVFTALLDLFFIVSGFLIWVHYSKRLTGPAAYGVFLLRRLARLYPLHLLTLGIFCMAWLIISLAGLSVELTDYYSFPELVRQLLLVNAWGLSDGLAFNFVSWSLSAEWFCYLTLPVIVFIFRKVGLWGLVALLAFCVIALEGLTYLKVIPFPTWLDANTWGAYRVFADFVLGAIIAIVASKRLIRVQSHWFAWGALLLALLVMVMDFRFGYANIVAITIALYLAAQVEINAPERSAYLMPLMPLAIVSFGIYMWHPVFAVSILGLGWLMILQPMQIIGFAPVLAIAVIVTIVTALLSMRFFEAPARKKLLSLGAGNMVESMALHPSKKPS